In Limnohabitans sp. INBF002, one genomic interval encodes:
- a CDS encoding acyl-CoA thioesterase: MSKTIVYKQKVEFGDCDPARIVWFPNYFRWIDAASRNFFVQCGVPPWHETEKTLGVLGTPIVDTHARFINTASYGDVLDIHVTITEWRTKSFVTQYQIRRGDDLIMTCDEVRIFAAHRAAAGDPQPGIRAVPIPPSIRSLCE; this comes from the coding sequence ATGAGCAAAACCATTGTCTACAAACAGAAGGTCGAGTTTGGCGACTGCGACCCCGCACGCATTGTCTGGTTCCCCAACTACTTCCGTTGGATTGATGCCGCCTCGCGCAACTTCTTTGTGCAATGCGGCGTACCGCCTTGGCATGAAACCGAGAAAACCTTGGGTGTCTTGGGCACCCCCATCGTGGACACGCATGCGCGCTTCATCAACACGGCCAGCTATGGCGATGTGTTGGACATTCACGTCACGATCACCGAGTGGCGCACCAAGAGCTTTGTGACGCAGTACCAAATTCGTCGCGGGGACGACCTCATCATGACGTGTGACGAAGTGCGCATCTTTGCAGCCCACCGCGCCGCCGCGGGCGACCCGCAGCCTGGCATTCGTGCCGTGCCCATTCCGCCGTCGATTCGCAGCTTGTGCGAATGA
- a CDS encoding ABC transporter permease, with protein sequence METYALLWAATMNAGTVLALASLGLLINEKAGIVNLGAEGMMLCAAIAGFATVATTGSDTLGFLAGMGAGALMAALFGVLVIWMNTNQYATGLALSLFGGGFSAFVGVGFVQAKLPERVQFEVPLLADIPLIGSALFKHHPLVYGAIALALGLIYFLYRTRAGLVLRAVGESPESAHALGYPVRRIRLLAVVVGGALCGLAGAYISIIYTPLWVEGMIAGKGWIALALTTFATWRPARVLLGAYLFGGVTMLQFHLQATGVDVPSQFLSMLPYLSTIVVLALISKNPRWLRVNMPASIGKPFYPG encoded by the coding sequence ATGGAGACTTACGCACTGTTATGGGCTGCCACCATGAACGCAGGCACTGTTTTGGCGCTGGCTTCGCTTGGCCTTCTGATCAACGAAAAAGCAGGCATTGTGAATTTGGGTGCCGAGGGCATGATGCTGTGTGCGGCCATCGCCGGCTTTGCCACCGTGGCCACGACGGGCAGCGACACGCTGGGCTTTTTAGCAGGCATGGGCGCAGGCGCGCTGATGGCTGCATTGTTTGGCGTGTTGGTGATTTGGATGAACACCAACCAATACGCCACAGGCCTCGCCCTCAGCTTGTTTGGCGGCGGTTTTTCGGCCTTTGTCGGCGTGGGCTTTGTGCAGGCCAAGCTGCCTGAGCGCGTGCAGTTTGAAGTGCCACTCTTGGCTGACATTCCCTTGATTGGTTCCGCTTTGTTCAAACACCACCCATTGGTGTACGGCGCCATTGCGCTGGCTTTGGGCTTGATTTATTTCCTTTACCGCACCCGTGCTGGCTTGGTGTTGCGTGCCGTGGGCGAGTCGCCCGAGTCAGCCCATGCGCTGGGTTACCCCGTGCGCCGCATCCGCTTGCTGGCAGTGGTGGTGGGCGGTGCCTTGTGCGGTTTGGCAGGCGCTTACATCTCCATCATCTACACGCCGCTGTGGGTGGAAGGCATGATCGCGGGCAAGGGGTGGATCGCTTTGGCGCTCACCACCTTCGCCACATGGCGCCCGGCACGCGTATTGCTTGGTGCATATCTGTTCGGCGGGGTAACCATGCTGCAGTTCCATTTACAGGCCACGGGCGTGGATGTGCCCAGCCAGTTTTTGAGCATGCTGCCCTACCTGTCCACCATCGTGGTGCTGGCGCTGATTTCTAAAAATCCGCGTTGGCTCAGGGTAAACATGCCCGCCTCGATTGGTAAACCGTTTTATCCCGGTTGA
- a CDS encoding glycerate kinase encodes MQEASPPIPSPSIHPDAFLAMLYQAAVKRALPLHNTAAYLPKPPKGRTVVLGAGKAGGAMAQAVEALWPADKPLSGLVVTRYHHTPPRPAGLPERIEVVEASHPVPDAAGLAAAERILQLTQGLTADDLVLFLISGGGSALLTLPADGLTLEDKQRINRDLLNSGAGIGEMNCVRKHLSRIKGGRLAAACAPAQVVTLTISDVPGDDPSVIASGPTVPDITTCADALAILKRYKIEVPAAIEASLNAGVLETPKPSAEWANQPVHLIATPQQSLDAAAELARAAGLNAYVLSDELEGESREVGKVHAALARAAAHGKGPFQKPCVILSGGETTVTIRKQAAGTPKGRGGRAGEFCLGLAVALQAQAGVWAIAADTDGIDGIEDNAGARVTPDTLARAETQGVKAADCLDRNDAYGFFEAVGDLVVTGPTHTNVNDFRAMLVL; translated from the coding sequence ATGCAAGAAGCAAGCCCACCTATTCCTAGCCCGTCCATCCATCCCGACGCATTTTTAGCCATGCTCTACCAAGCCGCCGTCAAGCGAGCTTTGCCACTGCACAACACCGCGGCTTATTTGCCCAAGCCCCCCAAGGGCCGCACCGTGGTGCTGGGCGCTGGCAAAGCCGGTGGTGCGATGGCGCAAGCGGTTGAAGCGCTGTGGCCTGCTGACAAACCGTTGTCGGGCTTGGTGGTCACGCGCTACCACCACACGCCACCGCGTCCTGCGGGTTTGCCAGAGCGTATTGAGGTGGTCGAGGCGTCGCACCCCGTGCCCGATGCGGCAGGCTTGGCCGCTGCCGAGCGCATCTTGCAACTCACCCAAGGGTTGACCGCTGACGACTTGGTGTTGTTCTTGATTTCTGGCGGTGGCTCGGCCTTGCTGACGCTGCCCGCCGATGGTTTGACGCTGGAAGACAAGCAGCGCATCAACCGCGACTTGCTCAACAGCGGCGCTGGGATTGGCGAGATGAACTGCGTGCGCAAACACCTTTCGCGCATCAAGGGCGGTCGCTTGGCTGCTGCTTGCGCGCCAGCCCAAGTGGTCACGCTCACCATCAGCGATGTGCCGGGTGACGACCCCTCTGTCATTGCCAGCGGCCCGACAGTGCCCGACATCACCACGTGTGCAGATGCACTGGCCATTTTGAAACGCTACAAGATCGAAGTGCCTGCCGCCATTGAAGCCTCGCTGAACGCGGGTGTGCTAGAAACACCCAAGCCCAGCGCTGAATGGGCCAATCAGCCCGTGCATTTGATCGCCACGCCCCAGCAGTCGCTAGACGCTGCCGCCGAGCTGGCCCGTGCCGCAGGCCTGAACGCCTATGTGCTGAGCGACGAGCTAGAAGGCGAGTCACGCGAAGTCGGCAAAGTACATGCCGCCTTGGCACGCGCCGCGGCGCACGGCAAAGGGCCTTTCCAAAAGCCATGCGTCATTCTGAGCGGTGGCGAAACCACGGTGACCATTCGCAAACAGGCCGCCGGCACGCCTAAAGGCAGAGGTGGCCGTGCCGGTGAGTTTTGTTTGGGCCTCGCCGTGGCTTTGCAAGCGCAAGCAGGCGTGTGGGCCATTGCCGCCGACACCGATGGCATTGACGGCATCGAAGACAACGCAGGTGCCCGCGTCACACCCGACACCTTGGCCCGTGCCGAGACCCAAGGTGTGAAAGCGGCGGACTGTTTAGATCGAAACGACGCCTACGGTTTCTTTGAGGCGGTGGGTGACTTGGTGGTCACGGGCCCCACGCACACCAATGTCAACGACTTTCGGGCGATGTTGGTGCTTTAA
- a CDS encoding transcriptional regulator, giving the protein MALTRNFKETVIQRVQADASFAQALLDEAATLFLNGEPETARLILRDLVNATIGFEQLATLTHKPSKSLHRMLSPTGNPSMDNLAAIFLAVREKLQVSLSAHSVAV; this is encoded by the coding sequence ATGGCACTGACTAGAAATTTCAAAGAAACCGTCATTCAACGCGTGCAGGCCGATGCATCGTTTGCACAAGCCTTGCTCGACGAAGCCGCTACTTTGTTCTTGAATGGTGAGCCAGAAACCGCGCGCCTCATCTTGCGTGACCTGGTGAATGCCACCATTGGCTTTGAGCAACTCGCCACACTCACCCACAAGCCTAGCAAAAGCCTGCATCGCATGTTGTCGCCGACGGGCAATCCGAGCATGGACAACTTAGCGGCTATTTTTCTGGCAGTGCGCGAAAAGTTACAAGTGAGCTTATCTGCGCATTCGGTGGCGGTTTAA
- a CDS encoding ABC transporter ATP-binding protein: MPQPRLQLTHITKRYPAVVANDAIHLTVKPGEIHAVLGENGAGKSTLMKIIYGAVKPDAGEIRFNGEVAHIRNPQEARRLGISMVFQHFSLFDTLSVAENVWLGLDKSFSLAEVTQRITDTAAQYGLDIDPARPVHTLGVGEMQRVEIIRALLTNPQLLILDEPTSVLTPQAVEKLFVVLRQLASEGRSILYISHKLHEIRALCTACTVMRAGRVTGVCDPRQETNASLSQMMIGSLPPELHVREHKPGAVVLSVHDLRLQADDPFGVALNGVNLQVRAGEVVGIAGVSGNGQRELLFALSGEDMRAGADSIQLSGQAMGQLNPDQRRDLGLHFVPEERLGRGAVPSLSLAQNLLLTRHDAVASNGVAGALGWLNLKTLHTQAAHIIAKYQVKAGGPDAAARSLSGGNLQKFLVGREIEAAPKLLIVSQPTWGVDVGAAAQIRAALLALRDAGCAVLVVSEELDELLELSDRLHVMAEGRLSPALTREEANVSRIGAWMSGLWDSPHVSEMQEVNHAAS, from the coding sequence ATGCCCCAACCCCGACTGCAACTGACCCACATCACCAAGCGCTACCCTGCGGTAGTCGCCAACGATGCCATCCACCTCACGGTGAAGCCTGGTGAAATCCACGCGGTGTTGGGCGAAAACGGCGCGGGTAAATCCACGTTGATGAAAATCATCTACGGCGCGGTCAAGCCCGATGCGGGCGAGATTCGTTTCAACGGCGAGGTGGCCCACATTCGCAACCCGCAAGAGGCGCGACGTCTGGGCATCAGCATGGTGTTTCAACACTTCAGCTTGTTCGACACGCTCAGCGTGGCGGAGAACGTGTGGCTGGGCCTGGACAAATCGTTCAGCTTGGCCGAGGTGACGCAGCGCATCACCGACACCGCCGCGCAATACGGCCTCGACATTGACCCTGCGCGCCCCGTGCACACGCTGGGTGTGGGCGAGATGCAGCGCGTGGAAATCATCCGCGCTTTGCTGACCAATCCGCAGCTGCTCATCTTGGACGAGCCCACCTCGGTGCTGACCCCGCAAGCGGTAGAGAAGCTGTTTGTGGTGCTGCGGCAACTCGCCTCAGAAGGGCGCAGCATTTTGTACATCAGCCACAAGCTGCACGAAATTCGTGCGCTGTGCACCGCCTGCACCGTGATGCGTGCAGGCCGCGTGACGGGTGTGTGCGACCCGCGCCAAGAAACCAATGCTTCGCTGAGCCAAATGATGATTGGCAGCTTGCCGCCCGAACTGCACGTGCGTGAGCACAAGCCCGGCGCTGTCGTGTTGAGCGTGCACGATTTGCGTTTGCAAGCGGACGATCCGTTTGGCGTGGCCCTGAATGGGGTGAACCTGCAAGTGCGCGCAGGTGAGGTGGTGGGCATTGCCGGTGTGTCGGGCAACGGCCAACGCGAGCTGCTGTTTGCTTTGTCGGGTGAAGACATGCGCGCGGGGGCTGACAGCATTCAACTCAGCGGCCAAGCCATGGGCCAGCTCAACCCTGACCAACGCCGCGACCTCGGCCTGCACTTTGTGCCTGAAGAACGTTTGGGCCGTGGTGCAGTGCCTAGCCTGAGCCTTGCGCAAAACCTGTTGCTGACTCGCCATGACGCGGTGGCCTCCAACGGTGTGGCGGGTGCTTTGGGTTGGCTCAACTTGAAAACGCTGCACACCCAAGCGGCCCACATCATTGCCAAATACCAAGTGAAAGCGGGCGGGCCTGATGCGGCTGCGCGTTCACTGTCGGGTGGCAATTTGCAAAAGTTTTTGGTGGGCCGCGAGATTGAAGCCGCGCCCAAGTTGCTCATCGTGTCGCAGCCCACATGGGGTGTGGACGTGGGCGCTGCCGCGCAAATACGCGCCGCACTGCTGGCCCTGCGCGATGCAGGCTGCGCAGTGTTGGTGGTGAGTGAGGAGTTGGACGAATTGTTAGAACTGTCAGACCGTTTGCATGTGATGGCCGAAGGCCGTTTGTCGCCCGCGCTCACCCGTGAAGAAGCCAATGTGTCGCGCATCGGTGCGTGGATGAGTGGCTTGTGGGATAGCCCACATGTGTCAGAGATGCAGGAGGTGAACCATGCTGCGTCTTGA
- a CDS encoding LrgB family protein codes for MSNEFQTHLPPISEIWVYLSGSPLLALVLTLSAYLLGLTLYERSQRNPLANPVLIAVVVVTLSISVLDMPYAKYFEGAQFVHFLLGTATVSLAIPIYKGFASLKGRMGVLMLSLMAGGVTSVFTAVGMARWLGVDESLVRGLVAKSVTAPIAMGIAERVQASPTLTAIFAVSTGILGAVLGRYVLDALRVTQWWQRGFALGVAAHGIGTSRAFSVHPEAGAYASLGMGLHGIVGAVVIPQAVAWWF; via the coding sequence ATGAGTAACGAATTTCAAACGCACTTGCCGCCCATCTCTGAGATTTGGGTGTACCTCTCGGGTAGCCCGCTGCTGGCGTTGGTGCTGACGCTGAGCGCGTATTTGCTGGGCCTCACGCTGTACGAGCGCAGCCAGCGCAACCCGCTGGCCAACCCGGTGTTGATTGCGGTGGTGGTGGTCACGCTCAGCATCAGCGTGCTCGACATGCCGTATGCCAAATATTTCGAAGGCGCGCAGTTTGTGCACTTCTTGCTGGGCACGGCCACGGTGTCGCTGGCCATTCCAATCTACAAAGGTTTTGCTTCTCTCAAGGGGCGCATGGGCGTGTTGATGTTGTCGCTGATGGCAGGTGGCGTGACCTCGGTGTTCACCGCCGTGGGCATGGCGCGTTGGTTGGGTGTGGACGAATCGTTGGTGCGTGGCCTTGTGGCCAAGTCGGTCACCGCGCCGATTGCAATGGGCATTGCCGAACGCGTGCAAGCCTCACCCACGTTGACCGCCATCTTTGCCGTGAGCACCGGCATCTTGGGTGCGGTGCTGGGCCGCTACGTGTTGGATGCTTTGCGCGTCACGCAATGGTGGCAACGCGGCTTTGCCCTCGGCGTGGCCGCACACGGCATTGGCACCTCACGCGCCTTCAGCGTGCACCCCGAAGCCGGCGCCTACGCCAGCCTAGGCATGGGCTTGCACGGCATTGTGGGTGCGGTGGTGATTCCGCAAGCGGTGGCTTGGTGGTTTTAA
- a CDS encoding 8-oxoguanine deaminase — protein MTTLLIHRARCIATQDDANTELNDASLLLRDGRIERIIPAEENIDELLKQVDEVIDARRHVVVPGLINTHHHMVQSLTRAVPQVQNAELFSWLKGLYPIWAGLTPEMVLVSNQVAMAELLLSGCTTSSDHLYIYPNGVRLDDSIEAAHTIGMRFTATRGSMSVGESQGGLPPDRVVEKEAFILKETQRLIETYHDASFGAMTHVAVAPCSPFSVSQDLMREAAKLARAHKVRLHTHLAENDHDIAYTKEKFNCTPAQYAEDLGWVGHDVWHAHCVKLDDEGTYLFARTRTGIAHCPCSNMRLASGILPLRKMLDAGVPMGLGVDGSASNDAAHLLNEARQAMLLARVGRALDDFGCDHGPAEMTPRDALRLATRGGAEVLGRAHELGQIKPGYCADIAMFRTDTLSMAGGAVHDPVGALLLCASDNADYVVVNGRVVVRKGEIATVDMGPLIERHNQLALQLALGGR, from the coding sequence ATGACCACCCTGCTCATCCACCGCGCCCGCTGCATCGCCACGCAAGACGATGCCAACACCGAACTCAACGACGCCTCGCTGCTGCTGCGCGATGGCCGCATTGAACGCATCATTCCCGCGGAAGAAAACATCGACGAACTGCTGAAGCAAGTGGACGAGGTGATTGACGCCCGCCGCCATGTGGTGGTGCCCGGCCTCATCAACACGCACCACCACATGGTGCAAAGCCTCACGCGTGCCGTGCCGCAGGTGCAAAACGCCGAGCTGTTCAGCTGGCTCAAAGGGCTGTACCCGATTTGGGCAGGCCTCACGCCCGAGATGGTGTTGGTGTCTAACCAAGTGGCCATGGCTGAGCTGCTGCTGAGCGGCTGCACCACCAGCAGCGACCACCTGTACATCTACCCCAACGGCGTGCGACTGGACGACAGCATTGAAGCCGCGCACACCATTGGCATGCGCTTCACCGCCACGCGCGGCAGCATGAGCGTGGGTGAGAGCCAAGGTGGCCTGCCACCTGACCGCGTGGTGGAAAAGGAAGCCTTCATCCTCAAAGAAACCCAACGCCTGATTGAGACCTACCACGACGCCAGCTTTGGCGCGATGACGCATGTGGCCGTTGCCCCTTGCTCACCCTTTAGCGTGAGCCAAGACCTGATGCGTGAAGCCGCCAAATTGGCCCGCGCGCACAAGGTACGACTGCACACGCACTTGGCCGAGAACGACCACGACATTGCGTACACCAAAGAGAAATTCAACTGCACACCCGCGCAATACGCCGAAGACCTCGGCTGGGTGGGCCACGACGTGTGGCACGCCCACTGCGTGAAGCTGGACGACGAGGGCACGTATTTGTTTGCACGCACGCGCACGGGCATTGCCCACTGCCCGTGCAGCAACATGCGCTTGGCCAGCGGCATCTTGCCCCTGCGCAAAATGCTAGACGCCGGTGTGCCCATGGGTTTGGGCGTAGACGGCAGCGCCAGCAACGACGCGGCGCACTTGTTGAACGAAGCCCGCCAGGCGATGCTGCTGGCACGCGTGGGCCGAGCACTGGACGACTTCGGTTGCGACCACGGCCCCGCGGAGATGACACCGCGCGACGCCCTGCGCTTAGCCACACGCGGCGGTGCAGAAGTACTGGGCCGTGCGCACGAGCTGGGACAAATCAAGCCAGGCTACTGCGCCGACATCGCCATGTTCCGCACCGACACCCTCAGCATGGCCGGCGGCGCAGTACACGACCCCGTGGGTGCGCTGCTGCTTTGCGCCAGCGACAACGCAGACTACGTCGTAGTCAATGGCCGCGTGGTAGTGCGCAAGGGTGAGATTGCCACGGTCGACATGGGGCCGTTGATTGAGAGGCATAACCAACTGGCTCTGCAGTTGGCTTTAGGAGGAAGGTAA
- a CDS encoding MFS transporter yields the protein MSEPVKKLPPGIWVLGFVSMLMDISSEMIHSLLPMFLVGVLGVSVFTVGIIEGLAEATALIVKVFSGALSDYLGRRKGLAVLGYALGALTKPLFAIASGAGLVIAARLIDRVGKGIRGAPRDALVADIAPPDMRGAAFGLRQSLDTVGAFVGPLLGVGLMLLWANDYRAVFWFAVIPGVMAVGLLLFGVHEPERHMSHKRTNPIQRDNLRRLGASYWWVVAIGGLFTLARFSEAFLVLRAQQSGVAAAFVPLVMVAMNLVYAGSAYPFGWLSDRMSHAKLLALGLIVLIAADLVLASGHHWWTVLIGVSLWGVHMGMTQGLLATMVADNSPADLRGTAYGVFNLISGLAMLVASGFAGWLWDQHGAEATFHAGAIYSFIALLGLAVRWRLLVGNPIDQPR from the coding sequence ATGTCTGAACCTGTCAAAAAACTCCCACCAGGTATCTGGGTATTGGGATTTGTGAGCATGCTCATGGACATCTCCTCAGAGATGATTCACAGCTTGTTGCCGATGTTTTTGGTCGGCGTGTTGGGCGTGAGCGTTTTTACCGTTGGCATCATCGAAGGCTTGGCAGAGGCCACCGCTTTGATCGTCAAGGTGTTCTCAGGGGCCTTGAGTGATTATTTGGGTCGACGCAAGGGGTTGGCGGTCCTCGGCTATGCGCTTGGCGCTTTGACCAAACCCTTATTTGCCATCGCGTCAGGCGCAGGTCTTGTCATTGCTGCAAGATTGATCGACCGTGTGGGCAAAGGCATTCGCGGTGCACCGCGCGACGCCTTGGTGGCTGACATTGCGCCCCCTGACATGCGCGGTGCCGCTTTTGGTCTGCGTCAGTCCCTCGACACTGTGGGCGCTTTTGTTGGGCCACTGCTGGGTGTGGGTCTGATGCTGCTTTGGGCCAACGACTACCGTGCCGTTTTTTGGTTTGCCGTGATTCCCGGGGTGATGGCTGTGGGTTTGTTGCTGTTTGGCGTTCATGAGCCGGAACGGCACATGAGCCACAAGCGAACAAATCCGATCCAACGCGACAACTTGCGTCGCCTTGGCGCATCGTATTGGTGGGTGGTTGCGATTGGTGGGCTGTTCACACTGGCTCGGTTCAGCGAAGCATTTTTGGTACTTCGTGCGCAGCAATCCGGCGTGGCCGCAGCGTTTGTGCCGCTGGTGATGGTGGCCATGAATCTGGTTTACGCGGGGTCTGCCTACCCGTTCGGATGGCTTTCTGATCGCATGAGTCACGCCAAATTGTTGGCGTTAGGGCTGATCGTCTTGATAGCGGCTGATCTCGTGCTGGCCAGTGGGCACCACTGGTGGACGGTCCTCATTGGCGTCAGCTTGTGGGGTGTGCACATGGGCATGACCCAAGGACTTTTAGCGACGATGGTGGCAGATAACTCACCCGCTGATCTTCGAGGCACGGCGTATGGTGTGTTTAATCTCATCAGCGGTCTTGCCATGCTGGTGGCCAGCGGTTTTGCGGGGTGGTTGTGGGACCAGCACGGCGCCGAAGCAACCTTTCATGCGGGAGCCATCTATTCTTTCATTGCCTTGTTGGGGCTTGCTGTGCGGTGGCGATTGCTGGTTGGCAATCCGATAGATCAACCTCGCTGA
- a CDS encoding ABC transporter permease, whose protein sequence is MLRLEPRAQSSTLWRYASPLLALAITVVLGVFLFVALGKDPVRGLGVFFWEPIKSVYALSELMVKATPLLLIALGLAVCFRSNVWNIGAEGQFVMGAVFASGVALMADANTGAGFWVLILFAGIVGGMVWAGITAFLRDRFHASEILVSLMLVYVAIMALNFMVYGPWKDPLGYNFPQTKTFDAITQIPKLISGTRVNIGVLLALAGAGALWVFLFRTHAGFAQQVGGLAPDAARYAGFSSRKALWLALLTSGAAAGLAGALEVAGPLRQLTPFVPVGYGFAAIIVAFVGRLHPVGMVLSAVLMSMFYIGGELAQSRLGLPRSLTGVFQGLLLFTLLACDTLMQYRVRWVSKVEAL, encoded by the coding sequence ATGCTGCGTCTTGAGCCGCGTGCCCAGTCTTCAACGCTGTGGCGTTATGCCTCGCCCTTGCTGGCGCTGGCCATCACGGTGGTCTTGGGTGTGTTTCTTTTTGTTGCGCTCGGCAAAGACCCCGTGCGTGGGCTGGGTGTGTTCTTTTGGGAGCCCATCAAAAGCGTGTATGCCTTGTCTGAGTTGATGGTCAAAGCCACGCCCTTGTTGTTGATTGCGTTGGGCTTGGCGGTGTGCTTCCGTTCCAACGTGTGGAACATCGGTGCGGAAGGCCAGTTTGTGATGGGCGCGGTGTTTGCCTCTGGCGTGGCGCTGATGGCCGATGCCAATACGGGGGCTGGTTTTTGGGTGCTTATCTTGTTCGCGGGTATTGTGGGCGGCATGGTGTGGGCGGGCATCACCGCGTTCTTGCGGGACCGTTTTCATGCGAGCGAAATTTTGGTCAGCTTGATGCTGGTGTACGTGGCCATCATGGCACTCAACTTCATGGTGTACGGCCCGTGGAAAGACCCACTGGGCTACAACTTTCCGCAAACCAAAACCTTTGATGCCATCACCCAAATCCCCAAACTCATCAGCGGCACACGCGTGAACATCGGCGTGCTGCTGGCACTGGCCGGTGCGGGGGCCTTGTGGGTGTTTTTGTTTCGCACGCACGCAGGGTTTGCGCAGCAGGTGGGCGGATTGGCCCCTGATGCCGCGCGCTATGCGGGCTTCTCGTCACGCAAGGCCTTGTGGTTGGCCTTGCTCACCTCAGGTGCCGCCGCTGGTTTGGCCGGCGCTTTAGAAGTGGCGGGGCCGCTGCGACAGCTCACGCCATTCGTGCCGGTGGGCTATGGCTTTGCGGCCATCATCGTGGCCTTTGTGGGGCGCTTGCACCCCGTGGGCATGGTGCTGTCGGCTGTTCTGATGAGCATGTTCTATATCGGTGGTGAGCTGGCGCAATCGCGCTTAGGGTTACCGCGTTCACTCACGGGCGTGTTTCAAGGCTTGCTGTTGTTCACGCTGCTGGCGTGCGACACCTTGATGCAATACCGCGTGCGTTGGGTATCGAAAGTGGAGGCACTGTGA
- a CDS encoding CidA/LrgA family protein has translation MIQGLVQLFIFQALGELVSKFALPFIPGPVLGLVLLLAFLSVRGRVPASIDLVGSSILQHLGLLFIPASVGVVLYLPVLKANAWAISAALLVSVLATVAVTAGLLKVLTKKEPTHE, from the coding sequence ATGATTCAAGGCCTCGTTCAACTCTTCATCTTTCAAGCGCTCGGCGAGCTGGTGTCTAAGTTCGCCTTGCCCTTCATCCCTGGCCCTGTGCTGGGCTTGGTGCTGCTGCTGGCGTTTCTCAGCGTGCGTGGCCGCGTGCCTGCATCGATTGATTTGGTGGGCAGCAGCATCTTGCAGCACTTGGGGTTGTTGTTCATCCCTGCGTCAGTGGGCGTGGTGCTTTATCTGCCAGTGCTGAAAGCCAATGCATGGGCCATCAGCGCAGCGCTGTTGGTGAGTGTGCTGGCCACGGTGGCGGTGACGGCGGGTTTGCTCAAGGTGTTGACCAAGAAGGAGCCGACGCATGAGTAA
- a CDS encoding DUF6803 family protein: protein MNMTHYMELLAVNQPWNLLIFMAVPVILAETLAITELYLLFTRNFTGWVHSLNRAAGITVGLYFVGVIVYLMTTAVLPITKAGEWRTAIDVIAVSCYLIGGLPLIYIALQELGWVNADASDEDKRKVHATCVALFLVFGHIAMIAGMLDPSLLGYGVDATPEMPMMHNH, encoded by the coding sequence ATGAACATGACGCATTACATGGAGCTGCTGGCGGTTAACCAACCCTGGAACCTCTTGATTTTTATGGCTGTGCCCGTGATCTTGGCTGAGACTTTGGCCATCACAGAGCTGTATCTGCTATTCACCCGCAACTTCACGGGATGGGTACACAGCCTCAATCGCGCTGCAGGTATCACCGTCGGCTTGTACTTTGTTGGCGTGATCGTGTACTTGATGACCACGGCTGTTTTACCCATCACCAAAGCGGGCGAATGGCGCACCGCCATTGATGTGATCGCAGTCTCTTGCTATTTGATTGGTGGGTTGCCCCTCATCTACATCGCCCTGCAAGAGCTGGGATGGGTGAACGCCGATGCGAGCGATGAAGACAAACGCAAAGTACACGCCACGTGCGTGGCCTTGTTCTTGGTTTTCGGCCACATTGCCATGATCGCTGGCATGCTTGACCCGTCACTATTAGGCTACGGCGTCGATGCAACGCCAGAGATGCCGATGATGCACAACCACTGA